One window from the genome of Pandoraea fibrosis encodes:
- a CDS encoding DUF748 domain-containing protein, protein MAEQANDRKPSSNTTSGGTRLQQGVARAQALGRDPDVRRRARKTGLWAAGVIAVFGVVSYFTVPAVLKHYAVDKLSAYLERPVSVGGVSFNPYTLRLDLRQVHIGDKTPGQPFVDVGMLRVNASWGSVFRFAPIVDELYIDTPVVNIVRTAPQRFNFSDIIDRATSGPPSPEPSKPARFALNNVQIKNGTIRVDDTVQNEKHVVDNLQVGVPFIANLPADTDIFVQPLLQASIDGSPLHISGQTKPFADSMESTVDIKLDHLDVPKYLGYSPLTVPAQIKSASISTDLKLRFTRDKEGNHVLLTGTAGLSDAKVVESDGSPIVAVKQVDVKLAKVEPLNNVIHIDSVRIDGLDQQVTLRKDGSLNVEKALLPQRTVIKAVGKAVDQAAASPQAHEAARSAPQVPAQQTARPATPASAAEAAQVKTQAAAQPTPLDLLIGDVSLVNSKVRFTDERGAKPASVALENVQIGVKQFSTLGKEPATYDASLGIQSGGSVKAHGQFSLNAYNASGELDAQSIALAPLLPLAQGALAGDLKSGTVGAQAKFNAAFSPDKQPNVQISPATATLEKIEWLTGQKGDAPLKLAKAEAKLSRFDLGARQAVVDEVTVTGLDVSARRDKDGKINLLALTGNGQPKAATSNAQSIQSRVGTERGRRTSAKASGPQASAGDWQWKVGKVAIENASIGFEDRDVKGRPINAKFAPLNVKVQGASQDMSKPLQLEVNGTLNKKGSLNASGNITPQPLAGDLQIKTQQLDLAAFDSYMSDQLNASIASALLSSNGRATFAMKGDTPQATYRGDATLGNVRLLDKVTADDFMRWNALSVQQINLAVGSGKPNVQMGSIALSRFYARLIINANGRLNLADVVGNKETAPRSLTRANEGVPLGGAAEKPPLDAAASAVEAGQPTEVEKKEQKPGETTAQRGPGYGAGKALPADVHIGRITLQGGNINFTDNFVKPNYTANLTDIGGRIGAFGTATTEPAEVALQGKVNRNAPIGITGKINPLAPMAFVDIGAKADGIELTNLTPYSTKYAGYPIEKGKLTVDVHYLLDQAKLTANNHIFIDQLTFGDRVESPTATNLPVRLAVSLLKNSRGEIDVDIPISGSLDDPQFSLGGVIFRAFVNLIVKAVTAPFSLLASAFGGGDQELGYVEFAPGSARLTPESEKRLETLVKALTDREALKLDIEGRVDPAKDTDGLRSVAVERAIKAQKVKSMVGKGESIDVDSVTVSPEERSKYLTAAYKAADFAKPRNMIGFAKSLPDDEMEKLLETNVKVNDDDLRALAERRAQRVRSWLDGKIASDRLFVVAPKLNADGIKDKGATTRVDFALK, encoded by the coding sequence ATGGCCGAGCAAGCGAACGATCGCAAACCCTCTTCGAACACCACCTCGGGCGGCACCCGCCTGCAGCAAGGCGTCGCCCGCGCACAAGCGCTTGGACGCGATCCCGACGTGCGCCGCCGCGCGCGCAAGACCGGCCTGTGGGCCGCTGGCGTCATTGCCGTGTTCGGTGTCGTCAGCTATTTCACGGTACCTGCCGTCCTGAAGCATTACGCCGTCGACAAGCTCTCCGCCTATCTGGAACGGCCGGTGAGCGTGGGTGGCGTCAGCTTCAATCCCTACACCCTGCGCCTCGATCTGCGTCAGGTCCACATCGGCGACAAGACACCGGGGCAGCCATTCGTCGACGTTGGCATGTTGCGTGTGAACGCTTCGTGGGGGTCCGTGTTCCGTTTTGCGCCGATCGTCGACGAGCTTTACATCGACACACCGGTCGTCAATATCGTGCGCACCGCGCCGCAGCGTTTCAACTTCTCGGACATCATCGATCGCGCGACGTCCGGGCCGCCGTCGCCCGAGCCTTCGAAGCCCGCGCGCTTTGCACTGAACAACGTTCAGATCAAGAACGGCACGATCCGCGTCGACGATACCGTGCAGAACGAAAAGCACGTCGTCGACAATCTGCAGGTCGGTGTGCCGTTCATCGCCAATCTGCCGGCCGATACCGATATCTTCGTGCAGCCACTGCTTCAGGCGTCCATCGACGGGTCGCCGCTGCACATCTCGGGGCAGACCAAGCCGTTCGCCGACTCCATGGAATCGACGGTCGACATCAAACTCGACCATCTCGATGTACCGAAGTACCTCGGTTACTCGCCGCTCACGGTGCCGGCACAAATCAAAAGCGCCTCGATCAGCACGGACCTCAAGCTGCGCTTCACGCGTGACAAGGAAGGCAACCATGTCCTGCTCACGGGCACGGCCGGACTCTCGGATGCCAAGGTCGTCGAGTCGGATGGTTCGCCGATCGTCGCCGTCAAGCAAGTCGATGTGAAGCTGGCCAAGGTGGAGCCGCTCAACAACGTCATTCATATCGATAGTGTTCGTATCGATGGCCTCGACCAGCAGGTCACGCTGAGAAAAGACGGTTCGCTCAATGTCGAAAAGGCGCTGCTGCCGCAGCGCACGGTAATCAAGGCCGTGGGCAAGGCGGTCGATCAGGCCGCAGCGTCTCCGCAAGCCCACGAGGCGGCCAGAAGTGCCCCGCAAGTCCCGGCGCAGCAGACGGCACGACCGGCAACGCCGGCGTCGGCTGCCGAAGCGGCGCAAGTCAAGACACAGGCTGCGGCCCAGCCCACGCCGCTCGATCTGCTGATCGGCGACGTCTCGCTCGTGAACAGCAAAGTGCGCTTCACCGACGAACGTGGGGCGAAACCGGCGAGCGTGGCGTTGGAGAACGTTCAGATCGGTGTGAAGCAGTTCTCGACGCTCGGCAAGGAACCGGCGACGTATGACGCGTCGCTCGGCATTCAGAGCGGCGGCTCGGTTAAAGCACATGGCCAGTTCAGTCTGAACGCATACAACGCAAGCGGCGAACTCGACGCGCAGTCGATTGCCCTCGCGCCGTTGCTGCCCTTGGCGCAAGGCGCGCTCGCGGGCGATCTGAAGAGCGGTACGGTGGGTGCACAGGCCAAGTTCAACGCGGCCTTCTCTCCCGACAAGCAGCCGAACGTGCAAATTTCGCCGGCTACGGCCACGCTTGAGAAGATCGAGTGGCTTACCGGCCAAAAGGGCGATGCGCCGCTCAAGCTTGCCAAGGCGGAAGCGAAACTTTCACGTTTCGATCTGGGCGCACGGCAGGCGGTCGTCGACGAGGTCACGGTCACCGGGCTGGATGTCTCGGCACGCCGGGACAAGGACGGCAAGATCAACCTGCTCGCCCTGACCGGGAATGGTCAGCCGAAGGCCGCCACTAGCAACGCTCAGAGTATCCAGTCGCGCGTTGGCACCGAACGCGGTCGCCGAACCTCTGCCAAGGCCTCGGGACCTCAGGCAAGTGCCGGCGACTGGCAATGGAAGGTTGGCAAGGTCGCCATCGAGAACGCGAGCATCGGGTTCGAAGATCGTGACGTCAAAGGCCGTCCGATCAACGCAAAATTTGCGCCCCTGAACGTCAAGGTGCAAGGTGCGTCGCAGGACATGAGCAAACCGTTGCAACTCGAAGTCAACGGCACGCTCAATAAGAAGGGTTCGCTCAACGCCTCCGGCAACATCACGCCGCAACCGCTCGCGGGCGACCTCCAGATCAAGACGCAGCAACTCGATCTGGCCGCGTTCGACTCCTATATGAGCGATCAACTGAACGCGAGCATCGCCAGCGCCCTGCTCTCCAGCAACGGGCGCGCCACCTTTGCCATGAAGGGCGATACCCCGCAGGCGACGTATCGCGGTGATGCAACGCTCGGCAACGTCCGCTTGCTCGACAAGGTGACGGCGGACGACTTCATGCGTTGGAACGCGTTGTCCGTTCAGCAGATCAATCTGGCGGTAGGCAGTGGCAAGCCCAATGTGCAGATGGGCAGCATTGCGTTGTCGCGGTTCTACGCGCGACTGATCATCAACGCCAACGGGCGGCTGAATCTGGCCGACGTGGTCGGCAACAAGGAGACGGCGCCCCGGTCGCTCACGCGCGCCAACGAAGGCGTGCCACTCGGCGGGGCAGCGGAAAAGCCACCGCTTGATGCGGCGGCATCTGCCGTTGAAGCCGGGCAACCGACGGAAGTCGAGAAGAAGGAGCAGAAACCGGGCGAGACGACCGCGCAGCGCGGCCCGGGCTACGGCGCCGGCAAGGCCCTGCCTGCGGACGTCCACATCGGACGTATCACGTTGCAGGGCGGGAACATCAACTTTACCGACAACTTCGTCAAGCCGAACTACACGGCCAATCTGACGGACATCGGCGGACGTATCGGCGCGTTCGGCACGGCAACGACCGAACCTGCGGAAGTGGCGCTGCAAGGCAAGGTCAACCGCAATGCGCCGATCGGTATCACCGGCAAGATCAATCCGCTTGCGCCGATGGCGTTTGTGGATATTGGCGCCAAGGCTGACGGCATCGAGCTGACCAACCTGACGCCGTACTCCACCAAATACGCGGGCTACCCCATCGAAAAGGGCAAGCTCACGGTGGATGTGCACTACTTGCTCGATCAGGCGAAGCTCACGGCGAACAACCATATCTTCATCGACCAGTTGACGTTCGGCGACCGCGTGGAAAGTCCGACGGCCACGAATTTGCCGGTGCGGCTGGCGGTATCGCTGCTGAAGAATTCGCGGGGCGAGATCGACGTCGACATTCCGATTTCCGGCTCGCTCGACGATCCGCAGTTCAGCCTCGGTGGCGTGATTTTCCGGGCGTTCGTGAACCTGATCGTCAAGGCGGTGACGGCACCGTTCAGCTTGCTGGCGTCGGCGTTTGGCGGCGGTGATCAGGAGTTGGGCTATGTGGAGTTCGCGCCCGGGAGCGCACGGCTGACGCCCGAGAGCGAAAAGCGGCTCGAGACGCTGGTGAAGGCATTGACCGATCGCGAGGCGCTGAAGCTGGATATCGAGGGCCGCGTCGATCCCGCGAAGGACACCGACGGTTTGCGCAGCGTGGCCGTGGAACGTGCGATCAAGGCGCAGAAGGTCAAGTCGATGGTCGGCAAGGGCGAAAGCATCGACGTCGACAGCGTGACGGTGAGCCCGGAGGAGCGCAGCAAGTACTTGACGGCCGCTTACAAGGCGGCGGACTTTGCCAAGCCGCGCAACATGATCGGGTTTGCCAAGTCGCTGCCGGATGACGAGATGGAAAAGCTGCTGGAGACGAACGTCAAGGTGAACGATGACGATCTGCGGGCGTTGGCGGAACGGCGTGCCCAACGGGTGCGATCGTGGCTGGACGGGAAGATCGCGTCGGATCGGTTGTTCGTGGTGGCACCGAAGCTCAATGCCGATGGCATCAAGGACAAGGGGGCGACCACCCGGGTGGACTTCGCACTGAAATGA
- a CDS encoding linear amide C-N hydrolase, with product MFVKTLPCLVAAATLALSAPSSLACTRVVYLGANDDVITARSMDWKLDVATNLYVLPRGITRSGEAGPNSLRWTARYGSVVATGYDVSTTDGVNEKGLSAQLLWLVESQYPTFDKGSKPGLTIAAWAQYVLDNFATVAEAVAALEKVPFTIVTDNVPGENRLTTLHLSMSDKSGDSAIVEYIDGRQVIHHGRQYQVMTNSPTFDEQLALNTYWKQIGGTTFLPGTNRSSDRFARASFYINAIPKNEDPVEALASVFSVIRNASVPYGITTPGEPNISSTRWRTVVDHKRMLYFFESALTPNTFWVDLNKVDFAAGAPVKRLDLGKDQRNTFSGEVSADFKTAPPFPFLGLNTGKGR from the coding sequence ATGTTTGTCAAAACGCTGCCTTGCCTTGTCGCGGCAGCAACGCTCGCACTCTCTGCGCCGTCGTCATTGGCCTGCACCCGGGTGGTGTATCTCGGCGCGAACGACGACGTCATCACGGCACGCTCGATGGACTGGAAGCTCGACGTCGCCACCAATCTCTATGTGTTGCCGCGTGGCATCACGCGTTCGGGCGAAGCCGGGCCGAACTCCCTTCGCTGGACGGCCAGATATGGCAGTGTGGTGGCCACGGGTTACGACGTTTCGACGACGGACGGCGTCAATGAGAAAGGGTTGTCTGCGCAGTTGCTATGGCTGGTGGAGTCGCAATATCCGACCTTCGACAAGGGCTCGAAGCCGGGGCTGACGATCGCCGCCTGGGCCCAATACGTGCTGGACAACTTTGCGACGGTCGCCGAAGCCGTCGCGGCGCTGGAGAAAGTGCCGTTCACGATTGTGACGGACAACGTGCCGGGCGAGAACCGGCTCACGACGCTGCACCTGTCGATGTCGGACAAGTCTGGCGATAGCGCCATCGTCGAGTACATCGACGGCCGGCAGGTGATTCACCATGGTCGTCAGTATCAGGTGATGACGAACTCGCCGACATTCGACGAGCAATTGGCATTGAATACGTACTGGAAGCAGATCGGAGGGACGACGTTCCTGCCGGGAACGAATCGCTCGTCGGATCGTTTTGCGCGGGCGTCGTTCTACATCAATGCGATTCCGAAGAACGAAGATCCGGTCGAGGCGCTGGCCAGCGTGTTCAGTGTGATTCGCAATGCGTCGGTGCCGTATGGGATCACGACGCCGGGCGAACCGAATATTTCGTCGACGCGCTGGCGCACGGTGGTCGATCACAAGCGCATGCTTTACTTCTTCGAATCGGCGCTGACGCCGAACACGTTCTGGGTGGATTTGAACAAGGTGGATTTTGCCGCCGGGGCGCCGGTGAAGCGGCTGGATCTCGGTAAGGATCAGCGCAACACGTTCAGCGGCGAAGTGTCCGCCGATTTCAAGACGGCGCCGCCGTTTCCGTTTCTTGGGTTGAATACAGGGAAGGGGCGTTGA
- a CDS encoding LysE family translocator, whose protein sequence is MTTEQLLAFCAFAVITLVTPGPNNMMILASGLNYGFVRTLPHLAGIAFGFALMVFLTGTGLHSVFVRFPVIHTVLRYVGAAYLLWLAWHLARSGPMDGARRERERPMGFLGAAAFQWVNPKAWVMAIGAISTYLPNASHLPDVMVLALIYGVLCAPCIGLWAGFGVAMRRVLTDARSVRIFNGFAAALLVASLYPILVE, encoded by the coding sequence ATGACGACCGAACAATTGCTGGCCTTCTGTGCTTTCGCTGTCATCACACTGGTGACGCCGGGGCCGAACAATATGATGATTCTCGCCTCGGGGCTGAACTACGGCTTCGTGCGCACGTTGCCGCATCTGGCCGGCATTGCCTTCGGCTTTGCGCTGATGGTCTTTCTGACGGGCACGGGATTGCACTCGGTCTTCGTGCGTTTCCCGGTGATTCACACCGTGCTGAGGTATGTCGGCGCGGCATATTTGTTGTGGCTCGCGTGGCATCTGGCGCGTTCGGGGCCGATGGATGGCGCGCGTCGTGAGCGCGAACGGCCAATGGGGTTTCTCGGTGCGGCGGCGTTCCAGTGGGTGAATCCGAAGGCATGGGTGATGGCGATCGGGGCGATCAGCACCTACCTGCCCAATGCGTCGCATTTGCCTGACGTGATGGTGCTTGCGCTGATCTATGGCGTGTTGTGCGCGCCGTGTATCGGCTTGTGGGCCGGCTTCGGCGTCGCGATGCGTCGTGTGCTCACCGATGCGCGCTCGGTGCGGATCTTCAATGGATTTGCGGCGGCACTGCTGGTGGCGTCGCTCTATCCGATTCTCGTCGAGTGA
- a CDS encoding LysR substrate-binding domain-containing protein — MPPRLPPLSALRLFEAAGRHQSFKRAAAELHLTPSAVSHGIVGLEQTLGVALFTRSPQGLSLTPEGVDYLAYVTEAFSLLLTGTRRLPTPDASRAIAITCAPTFASRWLLPRLETFVKRMPNVDITVDTSRRQVGFPTDGFDFAIRLSRAPVASDTWHRLFSERFVPVCSPAYHASHADAHGRIDLRTVTRIHVSSASEDWQGWIESAGIDDFDAQGGLSFDSIQMAFEAAMTDLGVVIGRRPLVDEYLASGALVPAHDITTPAQGAYWLICAHDIDPHPECVAFREWVIEQARPPLGE; from the coding sequence ATGCCGCCCCGCCTGCCACCGCTATCCGCCCTGCGCCTGTTCGAAGCGGCCGGGCGCCACCAGAGCTTCAAACGCGCCGCCGCCGAGTTGCATCTCACGCCGAGCGCGGTGAGCCACGGCATTGTCGGGCTGGAGCAAACGCTGGGCGTCGCCCTGTTCACCCGTTCGCCACAAGGGCTCTCGCTCACGCCGGAAGGCGTGGACTATCTCGCCTATGTGACTGAAGCGTTCTCGCTACTGCTCACCGGTACGCGACGCCTGCCCACCCCCGACGCCTCGCGCGCCATCGCCATTACCTGTGCCCCGACCTTCGCCTCACGCTGGCTTCTGCCCCGGCTTGAAACATTCGTGAAACGTATGCCGAACGTCGACATCACGGTGGACACATCGCGCCGGCAGGTGGGTTTCCCGACCGACGGGTTCGACTTCGCCATCCGCCTCTCGCGCGCTCCGGTCGCGAGCGACACCTGGCACCGGCTGTTCAGCGAACGATTCGTGCCCGTGTGCAGCCCGGCATATCACGCAAGCCACGCCGACGCGCACGGCAGGATCGACCTGCGCACCGTCACGCGAATCCACGTCAGCAGCGCCAGCGAAGATTGGCAAGGCTGGATCGAAAGCGCCGGCATCGACGACTTCGATGCGCAAGGCGGACTGAGTTTCGACAGCATTCAGATGGCGTTCGAAGCGGCAATGACCGACCTTGGCGTCGTCATCGGCCGTCGTCCGCTGGTCGACGAATATCTCGCAAGCGGCGCGCTGGTGCCCGCGCACGACATCACCACGCCAGCGCAAGGCGCCTATTGGCTGATCTGCGCGCACGACATCGATCCGCACCCCGAATGCGTGGCGTTCCGAGAATGGGTGATCGAGCAGGCTCGCCCGCCCTTAGGTGAATAA
- a CDS encoding MFS transporter — translation MQKSVVSASPSLQNRVTLIIIAGALVLSAAMGTRQTFGLFINPFSYDRGVPVTLVAFAIALHNLVWGFAQPFAGAMADRHGPAPVVAFGAFAFAGGLAMAALAPSGIWLVIGLGVLVGLGISCTTFGVVLPAVSRAVTPEKRTMAMGLVSAGGSLGQVALVPIAQGLRQTYGVSTSLFVLALILCCAAPLGLVMTLQRRSKATASGVTGTPTAPKTDNDSEHVSLRDVLHQARTHRGYQLLTLGFFTCGFQLAFIATHLPGYLLMCHMPVGLGATALALIGLFNMAGSWACGWLGGRYRQHHVLGWLYLIRGAAIALFFLLPKSDTSVVIFAAVMGLTWLGTVPLTSGLVAKVFGTQHLGTLFGLCFMSHQVGSFLGAWLGGYVLDVTGSYNLIWAATAILGAVAAALHFPINDDRVAPPVRSPMPASV, via the coding sequence ATGCAAAAATCCGTTGTTTCCGCATCGCCCTCGTTACAAAACCGCGTCACCCTGATCATCATTGCCGGTGCACTCGTGCTGAGTGCGGCGATGGGCACTCGCCAGACGTTCGGTCTGTTCATCAATCCGTTCTCTTACGATCGGGGCGTGCCCGTTACCCTCGTCGCCTTCGCCATCGCATTGCACAATCTCGTGTGGGGATTCGCTCAACCGTTTGCCGGGGCCATGGCAGACCGTCACGGCCCCGCCCCCGTGGTTGCCTTCGGCGCCTTTGCTTTCGCCGGCGGACTCGCGATGGCGGCGTTGGCGCCGTCAGGCATATGGCTCGTCATCGGGCTTGGCGTGCTGGTCGGGCTCGGCATCAGTTGCACGACGTTCGGCGTGGTACTGCCCGCCGTCAGCCGCGCCGTGACGCCAGAGAAGCGCACGATGGCAATGGGACTCGTGAGCGCTGGCGGCTCGCTCGGACAAGTGGCGCTGGTCCCCATCGCGCAAGGTCTGCGTCAGACCTACGGCGTATCGACCTCGCTCTTCGTCCTTGCGCTGATCCTGTGCTGCGCCGCGCCGCTCGGTCTGGTCATGACGCTGCAACGGCGCAGCAAGGCAACCGCTTCGGGCGTTACCGGCACGCCCACCGCTCCCAAGACCGACAACGACAGCGAACATGTCTCACTGCGCGACGTGCTGCATCAGGCACGCACCCACCGTGGGTATCAATTGCTGACGCTCGGCTTCTTCACCTGCGGCTTCCAGTTGGCCTTCATTGCCACGCACCTGCCTGGCTATCTGCTGATGTGCCATATGCCCGTCGGTCTGGGGGCCACGGCGCTCGCCCTGATTGGCCTGTTCAATATGGCGGGAAGTTGGGCGTGCGGCTGGCTCGGCGGACGATATCGTCAGCATCACGTGCTGGGCTGGTTGTACCTGATTCGCGGGGCGGCCATCGCACTCTTCTTCCTGCTGCCGAAGTCCGACACAAGCGTGGTGATCTTTGCCGCCGTCATGGGGCTAACGTGGCTCGGCACCGTGCCGCTCACGAGCGGTCTGGTGGCGAAGGTCTTCGGTACTCAACATCTGGGAACGCTCTTCGGCCTGTGCTTCATGAGCCATCAGGTCGGCTCGTTCCTCGGGGCCTGGCTGGGCGGCTATGTGCTCGACGTCACCGGCTCGTACAACCTCATCTGGGCTGCGACGGCGATCCTCGGTGCGGTAGCGGCCGCCCTTCACTTCCCGATCAACGACGACCGCGTGGCGCCCCCCGTCCGATCACCGATGCCTGCCAGCGTCTGA
- a CDS encoding c-type cytochrome has translation MIRKTMMKRSVGVLTVGALALVAAAVWAQSATAPSGAAVSPVPTRSVPAVAVEGGAQSPAANDPQAQLVKQGEYLARAADCAACHTAPKGKPFAGGLPIASPIGTIYSTNITPDKDTGIGNYSLEDFDKAVRHGVAKNGSTLYPAMPYTSYAKVRPADVKALYAYFMGGVQPVAQANKATDIPWPMSMRWPLSIWRKMFAPAVVADAASTDNDPISRGRYLVEGLGHCSACHTPRGVALQEKALTDDSTAFLSGGVVDNFLAKNLRGDATDGLGNWSEGDITAFLKGGRNDHSAAFGGMSDVVQHSTQYMNDDDLTAVAKYLKTLKPVDPNAKALAYDETAAKALRAGSDKSNGALTFIDNCAACHRSTGKGYTQTFPTLALSSTVNSADPTSLIHIVLRGAEMPSTKSAPTHYAMPGFDDRLTDQDVADVLTFVRSSWGNKAPAVTTAQVAKVRKDVGAAPQPQR, from the coding sequence ATGATCCGCAAAACGATGATGAAACGCTCCGTTGGTGTGCTGACAGTCGGGGCGCTCGCGCTCGTGGCCGCTGCCGTGTGGGCGCAGAGCGCGACGGCGCCCTCCGGCGCCGCCGTCTCGCCGGTACCGACGCGTTCGGTTCCCGCCGTGGCCGTGGAGGGCGGAGCACAGTCGCCCGCCGCCAACGATCCGCAAGCGCAACTCGTGAAGCAGGGCGAATATCTCGCTCGTGCGGCCGATTGCGCTGCGTGTCATACGGCCCCCAAGGGCAAGCCGTTCGCAGGCGGTCTGCCGATCGCGTCGCCCATCGGCACGATCTACTCGACGAACATCACGCCGGACAAGGACACCGGAATCGGCAACTACAGCCTCGAAGACTTCGACAAGGCGGTGCGTCACGGCGTCGCGAAGAATGGCTCGACGCTGTATCCGGCCATGCCGTACACGTCGTATGCGAAAGTGCGTCCGGCGGACGTGAAGGCGTTGTATGCCTACTTCATGGGCGGCGTGCAGCCTGTCGCGCAGGCGAACAAGGCAACGGACATTCCGTGGCCGATGTCGATGCGCTGGCCGTTGTCGATCTGGCGCAAGATGTTCGCTCCGGCGGTCGTGGCCGATGCCGCGTCGACCGACAACGATCCGATCTCGCGCGGACGTTATCTCGTCGAAGGTCTGGGCCATTGCAGTGCCTGTCATACGCCGCGTGGCGTGGCCTTGCAGGAGAAGGCGCTGACGGACGACAGCACCGCGTTCCTCTCGGGGGGCGTGGTCGACAACTTCCTTGCGAAGAACCTGCGTGGCGATGCGACCGACGGTCTGGGCAACTGGAGTGAAGGCGACATCACGGCATTCCTCAAGGGCGGGCGTAACGACCATTCGGCAGCCTTCGGCGGCATGTCGGACGTCGTGCAGCACAGCACGCAGTACATGAACGACGACGATCTCACCGCCGTCGCCAAGTACCTGAAGACGCTTAAACCGGTCGATCCGAACGCCAAGGCACTGGCCTACGATGAAACCGCGGCCAAGGCGTTGCGTGCGGGCTCCGACAAGAGCAACGGTGCGCTGACCTTCATCGACAACTGTGCCGCGTGCCACCGCAGCACGGGCAAGGGCTACACGCAGACGTTCCCGACGCTTGCGCTCAGTTCGACGGTGAACTCGGCAGACCCGACCTCGCTCATCCATATCGTCTTGCGCGGGGCAGAAATGCCTTCGACGAAGTCGGCGCCGACGCATTACGCGATGCCGGGCTTCGACGACCGCCTGACCGATCAGGATGTGGCCGATGTGCTGACGTTCGTGCGTTCGAGCTGGGGCAACAAGGCACCGGCAGTCACGACCGCGCAAGTGGCGAAGGTGCGCAAGGACGTGGGCGCCGCACCGCAGCCGCAGCGTTAA
- a CDS encoding GMC family oxidoreductase, whose translation MAIKKDKVDAVIVGFGWTGAILGQELTDAGLNVVALERGAMRDTPTDAQYPKVIDELEYSVRGKLFQELARETVTIRHTPDDLAVPYRQNGSFLLGNGVGGAGFHWNGMHYRILPEELKLRSHYEERYGKKFIPEGMTIQDFGVSYEELEPHFDFAEKVFGTSGKAGNLNGKIVPGGNPREGARSSEFPTPPLQNTYGATLFEKAARDVGFNPYPAPAANTSEPYTNPYGVRLGPCNFCGFCENYGCYMYSKASPQTTILPVLLKKTNFELRTNAYVVKVNLDSDGKKATGVTYIDAQGREVEQPADLVIMAAYQMHNVRLLLLSGIGKPYDPKTGEGVVGKNYAYQMNGAVNVLLPKGTQLNPFIGTGAGGVSMDDLNGDQFDHGPLGFIGGASIRHVRYGGRPIKMTPTVPGTPSWGSKWKAGVADAYQRYMTIGISGSVMSYRDACLDLDPTYKDAYGVPLLRMTFDWHDNEYAMLGYMGDRMEEVGRAMNPEKVFRAIRKKGTHYDTRIYQSTHTTGGAIMGTNPSNSVVNKYLQSWDVSNVFVMGASAFPQNMGYNPTGVVAALAYWSAKAIREQYLKNAGPLVQA comes from the coding sequence ATGGCAATCAAGAAAGACAAGGTCGATGCCGTCATCGTGGGCTTTGGCTGGACCGGGGCGATCCTCGGGCAGGAACTCACCGATGCAGGACTCAATGTCGTGGCGCTCGAGCGCGGCGCCATGCGCGACACGCCGACCGACGCGCAGTACCCCAAGGTCATCGACGAACTCGAATACTCGGTGCGAGGCAAGCTCTTTCAGGAGCTGGCCCGCGAGACTGTCACGATTCGTCACACGCCGGACGATCTCGCCGTGCCTTACCGCCAGAACGGCTCGTTCCTGCTGGGCAATGGCGTGGGCGGTGCGGGGTTTCACTGGAACGGCATGCACTACCGCATTCTTCCGGAAGAACTGAAGCTGCGCAGTCATTACGAAGAACGCTACGGCAAGAAGTTCATTCCCGAGGGCATGACGATTCAGGACTTCGGCGTGAGCTATGAAGAACTGGAGCCGCACTTCGACTTCGCCGAGAAGGTGTTCGGCACGTCGGGCAAAGCCGGGAATCTGAACGGCAAGATCGTGCCGGGCGGCAACCCGCGCGAGGGCGCTCGCTCGAGCGAATTCCCCACGCCGCCGCTGCAGAATACTTACGGCGCGACGTTGTTCGAGAAGGCGGCCCGCGACGTGGGTTTCAATCCGTATCCGGCGCCTGCCGCGAATACGTCCGAGCCGTATACGAATCCGTATGGCGTGCGTCTCGGACCGTGCAACTTCTGCGGCTTTTGCGAGAACTACGGCTGCTACATGTATTCGAAGGCGTCGCCGCAGACGACCATCTTGCCGGTATTGCTCAAGAAGACCAATTTCGAACTGCGCACGAACGCGTATGTCGTCAAGGTGAATCTGGACAGCGACGGCAAGAAGGCCACCGGTGTGACGTATATCGACGCGCAGGGCCGCGAAGTCGAGCAGCCTGCCGACCTCGTCATCATGGCAGCCTATCAGATGCACAACGTGCGCTTGCTGCTGCTCTCGGGCATTGGCAAGCCTTACGATCCGAAGACGGGCGAGGGGGTCGTCGGCAAGAACTACGCCTACCAGATGAACGGCGCGGTGAACGTGTTGCTGCCCAAGGGCACGCAGTTGAACCCGTTCATCGGCACGGGCGCCGGTGGCGTGTCGATGGACGACCTGAACGGCGACCAGTTCGACCACGGACCGCTGGGCTTCATTGGCGGCGCGAGTATTCGCCACGTTCGCTATGGCGGGCGTCCGATCAAGATGACCCCGACCGTGCCGGGCACGCCGTCGTGGGGTAGCAAGTGGAAGGCCGGCGTTGCCGACGCCTATCAGCGCTACATGACCATCGGCATTTCCGGTTCCGTCATGTCGTATCGCGATGCTTGCCTCGATCTCGATCCGACGTACAAGGATGCCTACGGCGTGCCGCTGCTGCGCATGACGTTCGACTGGCATGACAACGAATACGCCATGCTGGGGTACATGGGCGACCGGATGGAAGAAGTGGGTCGCGCGATGAATCCCGAGAAGGTGTTTCGCGCGATCCGCAAGAAGGGCACCCATTACGACACGCGGATCTACCAGAGCACGCATACGACCGGGGGCGCCATCATGGGCACCAATCCGTCGAACAGCGTGGTCAACAAGTATCTGCAGAGCTGGGACGTGTCCAACGTGTTCGTGATGGGCGCATCGGCGTTCCCGCAGAACATGGGTTACAACCCCACGGGCGTGGTGGCGGCGCTGGCGTACTGGTCTGCGAAGGCGATTCGCGAACAGTACCTCAAGAACGCCGGCCCGCTGGTGCAAGCCTGA